The window CAATTCAATTTGCTTAGAGAAGATTTATCATCCATCTTGCTTAACCCAAATTTTTCGTCGAAAAACAGATATTTTTCCATCTGTGCTGAAGATCTTTATCAATATTTCAAATTTCACATCAGTAATAATACTATATATAGAAAAACATTGGGATAAGATGGCTGGCAAATACCAGAGGCGCCTACTGATATGCAGATATGCATGCTTCTCAGTTCTCCGTGATTCTAGACATGTGTCATGTGGTGTGGTGTCCTCTATTTTCGTGTTTGTTTTGTCGTGTACTTGAactttaaatataaaattgattaATTTAGGATTAGTGCATTTTTGTGTTCATATTTTCATGTCGTTTTTATTTCATATTtcttataaaattaaatattaatataaatataactAAATAAATAGATGTAAGTATTAAATTtacaaaataatataaattatatacATTTATCATTTGTACTTGCAAAATAGAAAATTATAcattattttaaaactatttattacaaatatacatatttgtaatgaatatatatatatatttaactataaatatatatatatatatttaactataaatatatttatttagtGTTGGTGCTGTAGTGTATCCAAAAGATAAACACATTATACTTTAAATGATAACAAAAACACCAAAATTTTGTGACATGTTTTGCTGAAAATTGTTTGGTTTTGACTCTTGAATCTTGATACATTACTTTCATATTCCTGTGGACTTGGCGTAACAAATGACCGGTTTATTTACTATAAAATAAAATCCCTGTTTTGTCAAGTTGCCTGGTTGTAGAGCACACTGATCTTCTCACCCTTCACTCATCTTCTGTTTGTTCTGTTAATAGATATGAACCtacatatttatataattatCACCCTTCTTGGTATTCAATATCAGTTAGCCGAACAGATAAAGAACAAAGATTCCAGATTCTGTCGAAAATGTCACATATGGTGAACGTATGCATGAGAGAGCTAACAAAACTGAAGGACAAGATGCAAGTAAACAAATCTTTCTTGTTCAGAAACACAGGTTCCAGAGAAGTTTGTCCTCAAGAACAAGAGCAAGAAGTCAAAACTGCTTCTAAAAGCGACGTGAAGTCGCCTGTGGAGGCTAAGAGAGAATATAATGGTTTTTCGGAATCCACCATCTTCATGATCATGGACAGGTTTGCACCGTCGTGAATTATATGAATAGGGTTGGTGCTAAACCCAATCCTACTTGGCTGCAGATCAACATCTCCGGGGAGTTCTCTTGATGTATGTATATATGAGTGTGTTGCAGAGTATGTACATGTAAATGAGCTGTGCTATGTCATATGTGATAAAATTGTTTACCTTACATGTACTAAAATTAGGATGGCTTGTATCAATCAGCAAATTATGTATGTGCATTCCTACTGCAAAAGCCCGACAGACAGACCTTAATAGAGGATAGTCCAAGTTTGATAGCAAGCTTCTTTGTATAAATCTAACAAGCTATTTGTAATTTGTATGTCTACAATTTTTGTGGTAAGTGCATATGAACCTACAGAATTCGACTACTGATCTTTAACTGTAAGAATGTCATGTGGAAGTGCTAGCCTCTATGCTGCCAGATGACCACTCATTCACAATGAAGCTTGGCTTCTCATTCTTCCACTTCAAAACTTCTGTTCCATATTTAATTGCTTCATCAACACTGTCTGATTCGAGTCCTGTAATGCGTGAAACATACAATTTATTTCTGGTCAAGGACTGAAACCGCTGTTTAAATTTTGCTGCAATATAATGGAATGCGCTTTGAGGCAGTTGTGCAACTGGATTCTTGCTGCTACTGCTATTGCTCCTGCTGCTGCTTTGATGACTGCTAATTAGAGGATTAAGGTCATGGAACCACTCACAGCGAGTAAGAGGAACCTGTTCAATTTTCTCTTCCAACAAGTCGAATTTGTGAGGAAGTTCTTGTCACAGCAGATCGGATGTGTCACTATGGTCTCAAATAATAGCTTCTTGCTTTCCATCATTCTGTTAGTAGAAACTCCGTTTATATCATAAGAGTATTCGTCATAATCCGTTAAGGATACGCAGTATATGATGAGATCCATATCCTCAAACATTTCCATCCACTTGCAGTTTTTGCCAAGGCTGCTTGATTGAACTCTAATAAGTTGGCAACTGCAATAAAACCATGTTAAGGGTAAGGAAAAAGGATGCATACTAACAATCATACACAACAATCCAGTGTTAAAGACTTCCTGCCAGCAAAACTAGAAAACAGGCAAGATTTCTATGCTAAGTTACTTGTGCATGCAGAACTCAAAACTTACAACTAAAATACATAAAGCATGATCTTACCCGATTCAAAAAATAGTTAGCAACTCTAGAAAGCATTTGTATCTCATTTCTTCGATCGAATGTGGCTTGAAAGAAAGGCTTTAACCTTCCACAGTTCCTCTACATAGGGTGCATACTCACCAGTGGAAGCAGGGAAAACCGCCGTCAAATTTCCAGACATCATCAAATTTCCACTACAAATCTAAAAACATGTTAAACCAAAATTTAGTTACTCATTTTGAACTATAATCATCTGTACATGAACCAAAAACATGTCAAAATtgagaagaagaagaatttacATAATAATAGGAGATCTATGACAAATAACGTGTTACAGTATAGAATATAGATTAGTGAAAAGTGAAAACGCTCATTTCTGACAGAGAGTATATCAAATTATTGAAATTCAAACATATTATTCACTATGATTACCATCAAAACATGGCAATCCGCGCAAGAAAACATAAATTCCATTATCCACGAAAGTTGTTTAATTAGTTTCACATTGACTTACCATGTCAAAGGACCGAATTATATGAGAAGCATATTGAGCAGAGAAACTAATGTTCAAAATCTGGATTACAACTACGAGCCATTTTTAGGAATAAATCATGTACATAGGCATTCTGAATGACAAAGAAAATTAAGTAAAAATGATATTTTGTACCTGAGGGACCAGGTTCATTTTTAGATtccatgctcatttcatttagagttTCTTCTTCAAATCGTTCACGTTCCTCGAGCTGAATGCCTATGTAACGGTATAAGTTGCTCTGAATCATGTATTTCATATTCTGACGCTCATCTTCGGTAAAAGGAACTCTATATAGAAGTTTTTGCCTGAAATATGAACATAAGATCACAAACTTAAAACATTAACttattttcataaaaataaaCATGGAGAAAATCTTCGTAAAGGGGTCCTGTCAGAGAAAATTTACTTTACATAACTTAAAGTTACAGAAAATAATCTATGTTTTTATTGTCCAGTAGTAATTTCGTATTTATGTAATCAATTAGTATATCTTTGTGATTATGTATATATGAAACTGTGTCAAAGggaaaacaaaacaaaagcaagtaatttatgtttttgatttagcaaataaaaaaaaaatccATGTTTTTGGTCATCTATAGTCCAAGTCTGGAAATGCTTGATCAAGACTACAGATCCTTTCAATTTGGCAACTTCCTAAAGATACCTTAAATAGTAAATTTGAATCTAGTTTAACATCAAAGATCACATCTGTGTTGGAAGGGGAAGATACCTGTTTGAATATGGTACTGGTACCAGAATTTTCATAACCAACCATAAgcaatttatttggtttgttCATCTCCATAGTGCTGAGGACAACTTcattatcaccttttcctttatcagaatttgaggaatccAATGGGATAGGCAATGACAGGACAGAACAGAGTAGCTTAATTCTAGGCTAAGAAAAGAAATTTAAAGGTGACAATTATTGAACGGCTAACACAAGATTAATAATTTAGGATAAACAAGCATGGCAATAGTTGCAAGAAATGGTACCTTATACCTTAGACCAAATCCGCTCTTTTACATTCTTCTGTCCCTCTTCCTGGAAGGAACCATCAGAATTACACCGGAAGTGTGACTGTCCTTCACAACGAATTCCTGCCAACTACAAGTTTCAACGCATTGGTCAAGCATATCATAGTACACAATGTAGAAAGCTACCACAGTAAAAGATTAAAAACAAAGAGAGAATCAGAGATTAAAGATGTTTTTTCACATTCAAAAAACAGACCTGCATCATCCAGAGCTCAGGTTTGGTAATTTCCCTATTATTAACAAAGATATTTGTATTCCCATTACTCGCATTTTGCATGATAAGATCACCAACAACCAGTTGTGGAGTAATAATCTGGCAAGGCTTCTCTCCTTCCTGTTTGATTGTGCTAAAGAATATGAGTTATCGAGTCATATTTAGTATGTTTTTTTGATAAGTAACACAAGGGTTAATCCTACCACACCCCAAAGTCCAGATTGCTTGTCATACCGATACTTTTTTGGTTTTAGCTTTCGCGGTAGGTTTGGACAGCCTAGCAATTGAACTAGCTCTTCCTGACAGAGAGGTTTACAGTTCACAATGACGAGTTCAGGTGGTACCTGATTCACTGCACAAGAAATCTCATTGTTACACACTATGATAGTGTGGATGTATAACAAGCTCGCAGGTGAAAGTCAAGACACCAACAATATATTAGGCGGGAAAGTTTGTTAGTTTGAATCTCTCCTTATATATTAGCTAAAAAACATTCCTTCTAGATTAAGCAAGATTGTCATGTGTGAGACTCACTATGAGCAATAAACTCTTTCTAAACACCGTAAATAAATATACTAGTTTGATGATGTAAATACAAGCTGTTCTATTACTTTCACTGGTGAATCTACTATAGAAGTGTGCTGATTACATTGTAGATATATAATTCAATCTTATGACATGGTATCAGAACGTAATCGATTCTAATCTATGGTTTTATCTCCTTCATCATCCTTTTGGTCAGTGTTCTTCGAGTTTATTTTCTGAGCGATTAATACAATCTCTTCCTGATCGTTGCTTGAGCTTAATTTCTGTGTAATTGCTCTACTGTAAACATaaccatctttaccttccatataggatactcagatgctctcagtatgggaaccctaatactctcatatcgactgtgggtttgattgttttaagtatcttgagttttggtgggcttaggtggagtttatgtttcttcagacataattgtaaactggatctcactatTTGTATATCAATAGAGagactctgataccacttgttaggtcacacaacactatagaagggggttgaatatagtgtttatacaatcaaatcaatttatcAACACAAGGATGTAatagtaatcaagtatattcaatataataaactctgttacaaagtaggttaaactactctctcagtgatgaacaatatcactaagagctgctaggttacaatgtataatcttcctcgggaatgataacacatatagtgtaaaccctaagctgtgtttatatagtacacagttacaagatatcttctaattgatatggaatataattctatctcctaaaatatatcaataagatattatcttctacaagtcttctagtcttctaaccctccatgcatatcttctattgttttagtcacgatcctttcctgtaaatcaactgctttccttatctgaaatATCCGCACTgaagtcctgatataaatcctgacggccttaagttcttaaataagttctgacttcagtaagttctgatttccagtaagtcctgatattaagttctgaaactaaacacaataaattagacatgacatcacaaatatatctaacaacacGAGCTATTAGAAAATGGAATTTTGAGGCATAATTAAATTACGGTCTTAATGTAATTTCCGGAAACTAATAGTTGGAAGTTGTTCGTTACTaagaggacttaaactttcatatttgggactaagacattttcttagtggaatccataaATAAATGGAGCTGAAATGACTAGTTTGAAATGGGTTTGTGGTTGATTAAGTTGTAAAACTTGAGTACCATATTGATATGGTAAAAGAGAGTTGGTGGCTTTATGTAGTAAAATATATAAGTGTAGTGCACAACTATTAAGGCATGTGGGTATGCGTGGGTGCAGTGTGGGTCTCGCGCGCGCACGCACGCCGCCGCCACGACACTACACGGCGAATGTCttggcgtctcgcgtacgcgaggcgacctgggtgAGGGACTTtactattattttaattaaataaatagtgacttaatataatatttttatataaatattatgtgttagaATTTGTTAAGGGGCCTAGAATTTACTTATGGTCTGGGCTTGGTAAATTGGGCCTAATTCTAAATaatattcatattaaaatatgttttaagtaaaatatttattttaattaaaactGATCAGTTACGTTTTTAGGATTAAAATAAGAAAaactttatttataaaaaaaatatagatACACTAATCTGTAAAACCCTAGCATCCTTCTCTCATCTCCCTTGTCTCTCTCTGaaaatatacatacatacataggTTTTCTGGGCGACTGAGGTCTGAATCGTTGTTGAACATCGTGCTGCTGTGAGATCGGTGttctgttgctgttttatcctggaaggGTTATTGCAGGCTCTGGACACAGTAAGTGAGGGCAATAAACTCTTCAAGAATAGCCTCTTCCTCTTGAGAGATTGGTGACTCAGCCGTGTTGAAAGCTTCATTACGATAAGCTTTCTTTCTCGTCTAGTTTTTATTTAACAGTTTCTTATTATATTCTATTTTCGACTTTCGTGACTTGTTTTCGTTATTGGTGATTTTGTCTTGTTCTTGTTATTGGTTATATAACTACCTCGTTGTGTTAGTTTAGTCGTAGTACTATTTATTTTCCCAACACGAGTAACATCAAGTTCATTTGAATGAGTAATCGATATCAGAGATTCATCTCCTAGTAACCCTATTGTCGATTTCTTTGACAACTTGAGTTCCATAGAATCAACCCTGGCTACAGGTTAAACAACTGGAAGTGTAGTATTCTCTGGACTATTATTTGTGGATACACTAGCTGCTAGTGGAACACGATCAACATGCACCGGGGCTACATGAGGAATATCATAACTAACCGGAGGGCCCGTGTACTCCAGGGCAAAAGAGTACTCACAATTGTACTCATCATTGAAATCAAAACCTAAATATTTTTCCGGGACAAACCGTCTAAAAACACTAGCCATTCTAGAAATTCAGTCCAAATTTTCGAAATCTAAACTACAAATTTATAACCCTGTCAAGAAACAAAAACCATCTTCTTCTTATAATTTCATCACAACTAAAAAAAATTAACCAACAAACAACAATTGATCATAATTCTTGAAAACACAAAAAGACTTTCAAAGTAGCCATGCAAGCATAACAAGTAATAATAATATCAAAATCTAAAATGATTTAAAAAGAATGAAAGAAACGGACCATTCACTGAACTCAAAATAATCTCCCTGATTAAGATTAAAGAAAAGAGTTTATATGCATGAACATGATTAAATAACCTATAATGAAAGTAAAAGGATGTTAGACAGACCAGGAGAGAAGACTTAAAAAGACTTGGTGTGAGATGCCAGTGACTTGTTCTTCTCCATCAAAGCGCTGggcttttttgaaaaataccaagtctaaaaatatttttgcaaaaataccgtcattgttttaaaaaatttgtaaatatattttttaatttgaaaaaaaatactatttttcaaaaaaaattgcaaaaatacggTTTTTTTGGCAACTGCAATCAACTGCATGCAACTTTTGACGAGTATCTGCAACCAACCTCAAATCAACCAAAAAAACTTTATTCAACTAGTTGCATATCTGGTTGATTTTGGTTTATtccgtatttttacaaaaaaaatcagaagatAATAAAATCGCAAAACGACTTAGAAAAGttagtatttttggtaaattctcTATATTTTTAATAGGAAACTCagggatttttttaaaaaaatacttgACAAGGTTCCAAATTTTATGATGATGGTGATGTTCACGATAATACTATAAAAACTCCATAAggtaataataataaaaattaattactcactataaatttatattttaaatacaGACTTTTGATCTCATCAGCATAAGAGTGAAAGTACATGTTTTATCTTGATTAATCAGTAATTTCTATAAATTTATCTTTGTTAATTTGTACACACTTTGAAAGAAGGATTTTCATTTGTACTAATAAGATATGATATGGTGTTGTTTATGTTTTGAAAAATAAGCAAAGTTGTAAAAATAGAAAATGGTGGCTTCGACTCGATTTTGTTTCGGAAAAATGAGTACTTGAAACTTTGAAAATACTAGGAATGAGTAATCGAATAACTAATGagatattttttaattaatttttctctgatacataattatatattaataaaaaaattaaattatctAATAATACTAATATATTAATAACAcattcaaaataataaattttaaatataaattactTGTTTGATAATTTTTAAAAGTATAATGAAACATAAGTTTTTATAATAAATCACATATGGTTTCCAATAAATGTcaatatttagaagaaaaaaataaaacatatataatTTCACGTTTTTTCCTTTTTTGggataatttaaaataaaataataaaaaaataaggaaattttGAGTTTGACCTCGAGTAATCAGAGTCAAATGGAATTTTGACCgattttttataaaatcaatcaatatcttaatatatatatataaaggaaaaTCCCGGGAGTTTCTCAATTATAAttcaattaaattaaatttccTTATATACATTCGAATTAATAGGGAAtgtaataaatatttagaagtcaatcctatttagaatttatttattcgaattaatagggaagataataaatatttagaagtcaatCCTATTTAGAATTTGTTTATTCGAATTAATGGGaaagataaattattttttaaatcaatcatatttagaatttatttaaCCTCTCGACTAAATTTCTAAATCTTCTGTATctttatctttatatatataaagGAAAACCCCATGGAGATCCAGAATCGTCTgaaaattatttatctatttttattaaGCTACTCCATTTTAAttcaattaaattaaatttccTTTTATATATTCGAATTAATAGGAAgctaataaatatttagaagtcaatcctatttagaatttgtttattcaaattattttgaattaatagggaatataataataaatatttagaaatcaatcatatttagaatttgttCATTCGAATTAATTCGATTTAATAGgaaagataataaatatttagaagtcaatGATATTTAGAATTTATTGAAACAATTTTTTTACCTTTTTCTCACATAACTTAAATCGTAATTTCCTATTTAAATTTGGAGTTCACTAAAAAATTGGAACTTCCTTATTTAGGTcctatattttagaaaataaaatccAAGTGCACGTAGAAGTAGAAATAAAATCCAAGGTTATATAGTGTAtaaaattttcttatttaatttctatattttagaaaataaaatataagttcatgtagaagtagaaataaa of the Apium graveolens cultivar Ventura unplaced genomic scaffold, ASM990537v1 ctg1452, whole genome shotgun sequence genome contains:
- the LOC141699880 gene encoding extra-large guanine nucleotide-binding protein 1-like, translated to MASVFRRFVPEKYLGFDFNDEYNCEYSFALEYTGPPVSYDIPHVAPVHVDRVPLAASVPPELVIVNCKPLCQEELVQLLGCPNLPRKLKPKKYRYDKQSGLWGVEGEKPCQIITPQLVVGDLIMQNASNGNTNIFVNNREITKPELWMMQLAGIRCEGQSHFRCNSDGSFQEEGQKNVKERIWSKPRIKLLCSVLSLPIPLDSSNSDKGKGDNEVVLSTMEMNKPNKLLMVGYENSGTSTIFKQVSSPSNTDVIFDVKLDSNLLFKDPFTKIFSMQKLLYRVPFTEDERQNMKYMIQSNLYRYIGIQLEERERFEEETLNEMSMESKNEPGPSVVIQILNISFSAQYASHIIRSFDMICSGNLMMSGNLTAVFPASTGEYAPYVEELWKVKAFLSSHIRSKK